From one Brachypodium distachyon strain Bd21 chromosome 4, Brachypodium_distachyon_v3.0, whole genome shotgun sequence genomic stretch:
- the LOC100825639 gene encoding MADS-box transcription factor 20-like, with the protein MGRGKVHLRRIENKVSRQVTFSKRRSGLLKKARELAVLCDADIAAIVFSANGNLYTYSTQSSMDKILERYQRCSLSEGGVIEDYSELEGSTNSDHILLRSQVEALRKSERNLMGEQLGSLTQRGVQQLEQQIGDALRSIRLRRDFLLANSIRELRNKERLLMEQNKILQRKKAELLQASMHKNCTSAFCNAAAASLPNLNISIEDGNSDNEPAGSVMASVD; encoded by the exons ATGGGGAGGGGGAAGGTGCATCTCCGGCGGATCGAGAACAAGGTGAGCCGCCAGGTGACCTTCTCGAAGCGCCGCTCAGGCCTGCTGAAGAAGGCGCGGGAGCTCGCCGTGCTCTGCGACGCCGACATCGCCGCCATCGTCTTCTCCGCCAACGGCAACCTCTACACCTACTCCACCCAATCCAG CATGGACAAAATTCTCGAACGATATCAGAGGTGTTCGCTGTCTGAAGGAGGTGTGATTGAAGATTACTCTGAGCTTGAG GGGAGTACGAACTCTGACCACATTCTGCTGAGGTCTCAGGTTGAAGCTCTACGAAAAAGTGAAAG GAATCTTATGGGAGAGCAACTGGGCTCCCTAACACAGAGGGGAGTCCAGCAGCTTGAGCAGCAGATTGGTGATGCCCTCAGGAGCATCAGACTCAGAAGG GACTTCCTCTTGGCCAACTCGATCAGGGAGCTCCGAAACAAG GAACGGTTGCTGATGGAGCAAAATAAAATTCTGCAGAGG aaaaaggctgaACTGCTGCAGGCATCCATGCACAAGAACTGCACATCTGCTTTCTGCAATGCTGCAGCTGCCTCACTTCCAAACCTCAACATCTC CATCGAGGACGGCAACTCCGACAACGAGCCAGCTGGATCGGTGATGGCGTCGGTCGATTga
- the LOC100825639 gene encoding MADS-box transcription factor 20-like isoform X1, whose translation MGRGKVHLRRIENKVSRQVTFSKRRSGLLKKARELAVLCDADIAAIVFSANGNLYTYSTQSSMDKILERYQRCSLSEGGVIEDYSELEGSTNSDHILLRSQVEALRKSERNLMGEQLGSLTQRGVQQLEQQIGDALRSIRLRRDFLLANSIRELRNKERLLMEQNKILQRKKAELLQASMHKNCTSAFCNAAAASLPNLNISNRLNSIEDGNSDNEPAGSVMASVD comes from the exons ATGGGGAGGGGGAAGGTGCATCTCCGGCGGATCGAGAACAAGGTGAGCCGCCAGGTGACCTTCTCGAAGCGCCGCTCAGGCCTGCTGAAGAAGGCGCGGGAGCTCGCCGTGCTCTGCGACGCCGACATCGCCGCCATCGTCTTCTCCGCCAACGGCAACCTCTACACCTACTCCACCCAATCCAG CATGGACAAAATTCTCGAACGATATCAGAGGTGTTCGCTGTCTGAAGGAGGTGTGATTGAAGATTACTCTGAGCTTGAG GGGAGTACGAACTCTGACCACATTCTGCTGAGGTCTCAGGTTGAAGCTCTACGAAAAAGTGAAAG GAATCTTATGGGAGAGCAACTGGGCTCCCTAACACAGAGGGGAGTCCAGCAGCTTGAGCAGCAGATTGGTGATGCCCTCAGGAGCATCAGACTCAGAAGG GACTTCCTCTTGGCCAACTCGATCAGGGAGCTCCGAAACAAG GAACGGTTGCTGATGGAGCAAAATAAAATTCTGCAGAGG aaaaaggctgaACTGCTGCAGGCATCCATGCACAAGAACTGCACATCTGCTTTCTGCAATGCTGCAGCTGCCTCACTTCCAAACCTCAACATCTC CAATCGATTAAACAGCATCGAGGACGGCAACTCCGACAACGAGCCAGCTGGATCGGTGATGGCGTCGGTCGATTga
- the LOC100825639 gene encoding MADS-box transcription factor 20-like isoform X2 → MEQLFRLRPDYLGYMHSRPAMTLVHSIYGTVLQTKSIFLVFDSMDKILERYQRCSLSEGGVIEDYSELEGSTNSDHILLRSQVEALRKSERNLMGEQLGSLTQRGVQQLEQQIGDALRSIRLRRDFLLANSIRELRNKERLLMEQNKILQRKKAELLQASMHKNCTSAFCNAAAASLPNLNISNRLNSIEDGNSDNEPAGSVMASVD, encoded by the exons ATGGAACAACTATTCCGGCTAAGGCCTGACTATTTGGGGTACATGCATTCCCGACCGGCCATGACCCTGGTACATTCTATTTATGGAACAGTTCTACAGA CCAAATCCATTTTTCTTGTATTTGATAGCATGGACAAAATTCTCGAACGATATCAGAGGTGTTCGCTGTCTGAAGGAGGTGTGATTGAAGATTACTCTGAGCTTGAG GGGAGTACGAACTCTGACCACATTCTGCTGAGGTCTCAGGTTGAAGCTCTACGAAAAAGTGAAAG GAATCTTATGGGAGAGCAACTGGGCTCCCTAACACAGAGGGGAGTCCAGCAGCTTGAGCAGCAGATTGGTGATGCCCTCAGGAGCATCAGACTCAGAAGG GACTTCCTCTTGGCCAACTCGATCAGGGAGCTCCGAAACAAG GAACGGTTGCTGATGGAGCAAAATAAAATTCTGCAGAGG aaaaaggctgaACTGCTGCAGGCATCCATGCACAAGAACTGCACATCTGCTTTCTGCAATGCTGCAGCTGCCTCACTTCCAAACCTCAACATCTC CAATCGATTAAACAGCATCGAGGACGGCAACTCCGACAACGAGCCAGCTGGATCGGTGATGGCGTCGGTCGATTga
- the LOC100825127 gene encoding uncharacterized protein LOC100825127, translated as MAELAAGAVTTLLSVIRNESRLLGRVRGDVQFIQEEMESMNSFLANLSRKEAARGEQDEQVSTWMNQVRLLAQDCNNCIDLYLYRGNSDLHRARGGLLWRYVWWLPRFLQKLAAQHHAAIQLRELKERARDIGERRLRYGVEVTPKAPAAGQSPAAGGGYGAGGDDEEEELLVATDSAGPRGPFFKPRTVEENVRMKVADWIKSVADHDLNTAAMTDGSIPSIAVVAPDKEETCAIAQEALATRFFWRNVLVDIPAVHFYSQHLRAKDILYYILRELQPKPQPKQHAGTAIQGAGEEDKQSQQQAAGTAIQGAGEQEIKQDIATIKSAISEGKKKVFDEITANITAMKVDNKIAQLEGMIGEDKQLQLHVEQMNDDKDLLESQSITGPLGVLYRALCLPKSNNSTDAASDATKRSDQGSKKATHTLQSFDGIYKKTAKMLKKHMEHMEENVQGKTICLSEPCYEKLLRDIFPTTLQTQEQEQQTKASTSTIILGEDQIKEIMRKVLQEVQEDVKKLGTDGKQDRENPISKSLIDDTKKNIGEIQRRMKEQLEIKGIMDKINDCLEYRYQEILVILKLDYDYVSGWEAARYALSQVGCIAGSLLLNTQERSWIATSYCDPPRKPLDYSLLGLYRDTVLELAKQKMNEDSSFDTKICFDILDECKKDEFCMKIFVHALYANRKRSNEDLRKLHRTLQPQKSLDIIRKKMFQFSYRDLPKEYKSCLLYLAIFHQRQSIRRSTLIGRWVVEGLITKEDWLSSVCHANRCFDALIDRWLIHPHDIGPTGQVKSCVVDDPVHGFITKIARKQRIVETRLSHHLACHFSIFNDLRLRSSDGIDKFFKFLSESSQPSLIKVLDLKDCPIFDGTKNDQRYLKDICSKMLLLKYLSLSGTNITQLPSEINELRELEVLDIRQTNVRVSATANVILLKLKRLLAGPIGSSPRTSKILTVQVPNKIDKMLNLEVLSNVKARNSRHLKDITTLSQLRKLGVVIEKDRNQKFRSGVENMDKYLMNFLRAINDLNECLQSLSVTFLPMNEHEKDPSNQEFSAEVLKYWKGHSPKLLESLSISGTTEKGQLLRLLAKNGDKLAKVTLRSTWLHQADLEVLAKEHKLLCLRLRCNAYTDRELTFNKMEFKYLKFFLVEDSNMTAISFGEGAAPQLEKFVLCSTDDIQSLSGIENLPKLKEIELKNCNRILLSLFDKAEHISKVTLSGILIKQDDLQILANKPNLHCLELLDMSYVEHQQLSFNKEEFSRLNLLTVDHSNNIEIIFTDGSAPKLDKIVWSKGMGTILSGIEKLPKLKELEFHGDVVPDQVQEATRKHGIKLIRL; from the coding sequence ATGGCTGAGCTCGCGGCAGGCGCCGTGACCACTCTGCTGAGCGTGATCCGCAACGAGTCGCGGTTGCTGGGACGTGTCAGGGGTGACGTGCAGTTCATccaggaggagatggagagcaTGAACAGCTTCCTGGCGAACCTGTCGAGGAAGGAGGCCGCCCGCGGCGAGCAGGACGAGCAGGTGAGCACGTGGATGAACCAGGTCCGGCTGCTCGCCCAGGACTGCAACAACTGCATCGACCTCTACCTCTACCGCGGCAACTCCGACCTCCACCGCGCCAGGGGCGGCCTCCTCTGGCGCTACGTCTGGTGGCTCCCCCGGTTCCTGCAGAAGCTCGCCGCGCAGCACCACGCGGCCATCCAGCTGCGTGAGCTCAAGGAGCGGGCGCGGGACATTGGCGAGCGCCGACTGAGGTACGGCGTTGAGGTCACGCCGAAAGCTCCTGCAGCAGGGCAGTCGCCTGCCGCAGGCGGCGGTTATGGTGCTGGTGGAgacgatgaagaagaagaactctTGGTGGCAACGGATTCAGCTGGTCCGAGAGGGCCATTTTTCAAGCCTCGTACCGTGGAGGAGAACGTCAGGATGAAGGTGGCCGACTGGATCAAGTCGGTTGCGGATCATGACCTCAACACCGCCGCAATGACGGACGGATCAATACCATCCATCGCCGTTGTGGCACCAGATAAGGAGGAAACCTGTGCTATTGCACAAGAAGCGTTGGCAACCCGTTTCTTCTGGCGCAATGTCCTCGTCGACATCCCAGCAGTGCACTTCTATTCTCAACATCTACGAGCCAAGGACATCCTCTACTACATCCTGCGAGAGCTCCAGCCCAAACCACAGCCCAAGCAACACGCAGGCACTGCAATCCAGGGCGCGGGAGAGGAAGACAAGCAGTCCCAGCAACAGGCGGCAGGCACTGCAATTCAAGGCGCGGGAGAGCAAGAGATCAAGCAGGACATCGCCACAATAAAATCTGCAATTTCcgagggaaaaaagaaagtgtTTGATGAAATCACCGCAAATATCACAGCAATGAAGGTTGACAACAAGATTGCACAACTTGAGGGCATGATTGGTGAAGACAAACAGTTGCAGCTCCACGTGGAACAAATGAATGATGACAAGGACCTGCTTGAAAGCCAAAGCATAACTGGTCCCTTAGGCGTACTCTACCGAGCGCTGTGTCTGCCTAAGTCTAACAACAGTACTGATGCTGCGTCTGATGCTACCAAAAGATCAGACCAAGGAAGTAAGAAAGCCACACATACATTACAATCGTTCGACGGTATCTACAAGAAAACAGCCAAAATGCTTAAAAAACATATGGAACATATGGAAGAAAATGTACAAGGAAAGACAATTTGCCTCAGTGAACCCTGTTATGAAAAACTCCTAAGGGATATTTTCCCGACGACCCTGCAGACCCAGGAGCAAGAGCAACAAACCAAGGCCAGCACCAGCACTATTATATTGGGCGAAGACCAAATCAAGGAAATCATGCGCAAGGTCCTACAGGAGGTGCAGGAAGACGTGAAGAAACTAGGCACAGATGGTAAACAAGATCGGGAGAATCCAATCTCGAAATCTCTTATTGACGATACCAAGAAGAATATTGGAGAAATCCAGCGGAGGATGAAAGAGCAGCTTGAGATCAAAGGCATCATGGACAAAATTAATGATTGTCTGGAATATCGTTATCAGGAGATCCTGGTTATCCTCAAACTAGATTATGATTATGTGTCCGGATGGGAGGCGGCCAGATATGCTTTGAGCCAGGTGGGTTGCATAGCCGGTTCACTGCTATTGAACACACAAGAAAGAAGTTGGATAGCTACATCATATTGCGATCCACCAAGGAAGCCTCTAGACTATTCTCTCCTTGGCCTCTACCGTGATACTGTCCTCGAGCTTGCAAAGCAGAAGATGAATGAAGACAGCAGCTTCGACACCAAGATTTGTTTTGACATCTTGGACGAGTGTAAAAAAGATGAGTTCTGCATGAAGATCTTCGTCCATGCTTTGTACGCCAACCGTAAGAGGAGCAATGAAGATCTAAGAAAGCTACACAGAACCCTGCAGCCGCAAAAATCATTAGACATCATTCGTAAGAAGATGTTTCAGTTCTCTTACCGTGATCTTCCTAAAGAATACAAGTCCTGCTTGCTGTACCTGGCTATCTTCCATCAACGACAAAGCATCAGGCGGTCAACCTTGATAGGACGGTGGGTTGTGGAAGGGCTCATAACCAAGGAAGATTGGCTCAGTTCAGTGTGTCATGCCAACAGATGTTTTGATGCGCTCATTGACCGATGGCTCATTCATCCTCATGATATTGGTCCTACAGGACAGGTCAAGAGCTGTGTGGTAGATGATCCGGTTCACGGATTCATTACCAAGATCGCCAGGAAACAACGCATTGTGGAAACACGGCTGTCACACCACTTGGCTTGCCACTTCTCCATTTTCAATGATCTCCGCCTCCGCAGCTCTGATGGAATTGACAAGTTCTTCAAATTCCTCTCTGAATCATCTCAACCCTCCCTGATAAAGGTGCTAGATCTAAAAGATTGTCCAATCTTTGATGGGACGAAGAACGACCAGCGCTACCTCAAAGATATCTGCAGCAAGATGTTACTACTCAAGTATCTGAGCCTAAGCGGAACAAATATTACCCAGCTGCCCAGTGAAATCAACGAGCTCCGTGAGCTAGAAGTATTGGATATCCGGCAGACCAATGTGCGTGTGTCTGCAACAGCAAATGTAATACTCCTGAAGCTGAAGCGTTTGCTGGCTGGTCCCATTGGTTCAAGTCCACGCACTAGTAAAATATTGACTGTACAGGTTCCTAATAAGATCGACAAAATGTTAAACTTAGAGGTACTGTCCAATGTCAAGGCACGGAATAGTCGACATTTGAAAGATATTACAACGCTTTCGCAGCTGAGGAAACTTGGTGTGGTTATTGAAAAGGACAGGAATCAGAAGTTTAGATCAGGTGTTGAGAACATGGACAAATACCTCATGAATTTTCTTCGAGCTATCAATGACCTTAATGAGTGCCTCCAGTCTCTGTCAGTAACCTTTCTTCCCATGAATGAACATGAAAAAGATCCCTCCAATCAGGAATTCTCAGCTGAGGTTCTCAAGTATTGGAAGGGACACTCTCCCAAGCTTCTTGAGAGTCTAAGTATTAGTGGAACCACAGAAAAAGGGCAACTTCTACGATTGTTGGCCAAAAACGGTGACAAACTTGCCAAGGTAACTCTACGAAGCACGTGGCTGCACCAGGCTGATCTGGAGGTTCTCGCCAAGGAGCACAAGTTACTCTGTCTCAGGCTCCGATGCAACGCATACACCGATAGGGAGCTCACCTTCAACAAGATGGAATTCAAATATCTCAAGTTCTTTCTCGTTGAGGACTCCAACATGACTGCCATCAGCtttggagaaggagcggctcCTCAACTCGAGAAGTTCGTTTTGTGTTCCACTGATGACATACAGTCTCTTTCCGGGATTGAAAACCTTCCTAAACTGAAGGAAATCGAGTTGAAGAACTGCAACCGCATCCTCCTTTCATTATTTGACAAGGCTGAACATATATCCAAGGTTACACTCAGTGGTATTCTTATAAAGCAAGATGACCTGCAAATTCTTGCCAATAAACCAAACCTGCACTGCCTAGAGCTCTTGGACATGTCTTATGTCGAACACCAGCAGCTTTCCTTCAACAAAGAAGAGTTCTCAAGGCTCAACCTTCTTACCGTTGACCATTCTAACAACATCGAGATCATCTTCACCGACGGATCTGCTCCCAAGCTCGACAAAATCGTCTGGTCCAAGGGCATGGGAACTATTCTCTCCGGCATTGAGAAGCTTCCAAAATTGAAGGAGCTCGAGTTCCATGGCGACGTTGTCCCGGATCAGGTGCAAGAAGCCACTAGGAAACATGGAATCAAACTTATACGCTTATAG
- the LOC100828720 gene encoding uncharacterized protein LOC100828720 — MTARSLPSFCLHRIISRSEGAVVAPPPICAKEASAADGREDKGDDGKAEEKEKDKANCGAAVGRKVMVVADGGGDEARTALQWALSHSVRPCDTVVLLDVVRSTGKNRDDLRGYQPLEALRSICQSKRPEVRVELSLVEGKERGPTIVEAARKQGVSLLVMGHKKRSMTWRLLAMWMAGGKDTGGGTVEYCVQHAGCMALAIRRKSRRGGGYLITTRRQRDFWLLA, encoded by the exons ATGACGGCCAGATCGCTGCCGTCCTTCTGCCTCCACCGGATCATCAGCAGGTCCGAAGGCGCCGTCGTTGCACCGCCGCCGATATGCGCCAAGGAGGCCTCCGCCGCTGATGGCAGGGAGGACAAAGGCGACGATGGCAAGGCcgaggagaaagagaaggacAAGGCTAATTGTGGTGCTGCGGTggggaggaaggtgatggtggtggccgacggtggcggcgatgaGGCCCGGACGGCGCTGCAGTGGGCGCTTTCGCACTCCGTCCGGCCTTGCGACACCGTGGTCCTCCTCGACGTCGTCCGGAGCACCGGCAAGAACC GAGATGATCTTAGAGGGTATCAGCCCTTGGAGGCATTGAGGAGCATTTGTCAGTCTAAAAGACCAGAG GTACGCGTCGAGCTTTCCCTGGTGGAGGGGAAGGAGCGAGGGCCGACGATAGTGGAGGCAGCAAGAAAGCAGGGCGTGTCGCTCCTCGTCATGGGGCATAAGAAGAGGTCGATGACATGGCGGCTACTGGCAATGTGGATGGCCGGCGGGAAGGACACAGGCGGCGGCACCGTCGAGTATTGTGTTCAGCATGCAGGGTGCATGGCGCTGGCCATCCGGCGGAAgagccggcgaggaggagggtaCCTCATCACCACCAGGCGCCAAAGGGACTTCTGGCTCCTGGCTTGA
- the LOC100829932 gene encoding vacuolar protein sorting-associated protein 26A, translated as MNYIIGAFKPPCDISIIFGEARNRKQVSVKKDNGKTMMVPVFQSMETISGEVSIAPVPGKRIEHMGVKIELLGQIELYFDRGNFYDFTSLVRELEIPGEIYEKKTYPFEFSSVEMPYESYNGTNVRLRYILKVTIGRNYVGNIVEYRDFCVRNYTPAPTINNSIKMEVGIEDCLHIEFEYSKSKYHLTDVIIGKIYFLLVRIKIKNMELEIRRRESTGSGSNTYVETETLAKFELMDGAPVRGESIPVRLFLTPYELTPTYRNINNKFSVKYYLNLVLVDEEDRRYFKQQEITIYRLLDSPQAS; from the exons ATG aattatatcattggagcATTCAAGCCGCCCTGCGACATCTCGATCATATTTGGCGAAGCAAGAAACAGGAAGCAG GTTTCAGTTAAGAAGGACAATGGGAAGACAATGATGGTTCCTGTTTTCCAGAGCATGGAAACGATATCTGGAGAG GTGTCAATAGCACCTGTCCCAGGTAAAAGGATTGAACACATGGGTGTCAAGATCGAATTGCTGGGTCAAATTG AGCTCTATTTTGACCGAGGAAACTTCTATGACTTCACTTCATTAG TGCGTGAGTTGGAAATTCCTGGTGAAATCTATGAAAAGAAGACATATCCATTTGAGTTTTCTTCTGTTGAAATGCCATACGAGTCTTACAACGGAACAAACGTCAGACTAAG GTACATTTTGAAGGTGACAATTGGTCGAAACTATGTTGGCAATATTGTGGAATACCGGGATTTCTGT gtaagGAACTACACTCCTGCCCCTACAATCAATAACAGCATTAAG ATGGAAGTAGGAATTGAGGATTGCTTACATATCGAGTTTGAATACAGCAAAAGCAA GTACCATCTGACTGATGTCATCATAGGGAAgatatattttcttcttgtcAGAATAAAGATAAAAAACATGGAACTGGAGATCCGTCGTAGGGAATCAACTGGATCAGGCTCTAATACATATGTTGAAACTGAGACCCTTGCAAAATTTGAATTGATGGATGGTGCTCCAGTCAGAG GAGAGTCAATTCCAGTTAGGCTCTTCTTGACACCATACGAGCTGACCCCAACTTACCGCAATATAAACAACAAATTCAGCGTCAAATACTACCTAAATCTAGTCCTTGTGGACGAGGAAGATAGGAGGTACTTCAAGCAGCAGGAGATCACAATCTATCGTCTTCTAGACAGCCCCCAAGCTTCCTAG